Proteins encoded together in one Streptomyces sp. TLI_171 window:
- a CDS encoding low temperature requirement protein A, which translates to MGEKRVTWAELYFDLVFVFAVTQVSALLHHHHDWAGCGRALIAFVPVYWCWVGTTVQANIRDVDNPRDRIGIFAVGLGGLFMALALPGAYGARGALFGGAYWAARLVLVALLASRARQTWFGPYGVAAFVSGPLLLLGGLAGAPLREALWATAAVVDLAAPLLLRRRLAKVAYHPGHLPERFGLFLLVALGESIVGIGAPVAAAPLHPGQLASVATAFVISCALWWQYFGYAADAMRHAMETAASRRDVLRQVFSYGHLGLIAGVITVAVGFAETVDRPEEALGGGTLGLLYGGSALYLLTFNYTRRMMFGMISPTRLVAAAVVAALLAVLLLTPLHRLPALAVLALLAAVLVGLNGWEALRVRSAQPAVGATV; encoded by the coding sequence ATGGGGGAGAAGCGCGTCACCTGGGCGGAGCTGTACTTCGACCTGGTTTTCGTGTTCGCAGTGACCCAGGTGTCGGCGCTGCTGCACCACCACCACGACTGGGCGGGCTGCGGGCGGGCGCTGATCGCGTTCGTGCCGGTCTACTGGTGCTGGGTCGGCACCACCGTCCAGGCCAACATCCGGGACGTGGACAACCCGCGCGACCGGATCGGGATCTTCGCGGTGGGCCTGGGCGGCCTGTTCATGGCGCTCGCCCTGCCCGGCGCGTACGGCGCCCGCGGCGCGCTGTTCGGCGGCGCGTACTGGGCGGCCCGGCTGGTCCTGGTCGCCCTGCTGGCCAGCCGGGCGCGGCAGACCTGGTTCGGCCCGTACGGGGTGGCCGCGTTCGTCTCCGGCCCGCTGCTGCTGCTCGGCGGACTGGCCGGCGCCCCGCTGCGCGAGGCGCTGTGGGCGACCGCCGCGGTCGTCGACCTCGCCGCGCCGCTGCTGCTGCGCCGCCGCCTCGCCAAGGTCGCCTACCACCCCGGCCACCTGCCCGAGCGGTTCGGCCTGTTCCTGCTGGTGGCGCTCGGCGAGTCGATCGTCGGGATCGGCGCCCCGGTCGCCGCCGCACCCCTGCACCCGGGCCAACTCGCCTCCGTCGCCACCGCCTTCGTGATCTCCTGCGCGCTGTGGTGGCAGTACTTCGGGTACGCCGCCGACGCGATGCGGCACGCCATGGAGACCGCCGCCTCGCGCCGCGACGTGCTGCGGCAGGTGTTCTCCTACGGGCACCTGGGACTGATCGCGGGCGTGATCACCGTCGCCGTCGGCTTCGCGGAGACCGTCGACCGGCCCGAGGAGGCGCTCGGCGGCGGCACGCTGGGCCTGCTGTACGGCGGCAGTGCGCTGTACCTGCTGACCTTCAACTACACCCGCCGGATGATGTTCGGGATGATCTCGCCGACCCGGCTGGTCGCCGCCGCAGTCGTCGCCGCACTGCTCGCGGTGCTGCTGCTCACCCCGCTGCACCGGCTGCCCGCACTGGCCGTGCTGGCCCTGCTGGCCGCCGTCCTGGTCGGCCTGAACGGGTGGGAGGCGCTGCGGGTGCGCAGCGCGCAGCCGGCTGTCGGCGCGACTGTGTAG